A window from Megalobrama amblycephala isolate DHTTF-2021 linkage group LG9, ASM1881202v1, whole genome shotgun sequence encodes these proteins:
- the LOC125275496 gene encoding uncharacterized protein LOC125275496 isoform X2, with translation MDDATGPNNSPHQIVTQFRNENEIFVPRLRWTGNNIMKDMDLQDSDELYDSTSESSDSYISDIFSESDSDDLIPDQAKLQLLDELDVDESGSASSPVCETTSDKMTFDRHSLTSEESGTAEEPCSSQDTKDSVVVSAYQKIGGSRVYNKRHYCLYCRKPYAKMARHLEGSHEKKPDVAKALSFPKGSKERRKLLDYIRNRGNYAHNAAVMKSGKGELVPCKRPPKEAQGDDFMHCVYCQGLFIRKVLWRHLRSCRLKPQSSVATKSGKYRVQALCRYTGPVPSNMSKQLWGVITTMNLDPITEIIKNDKVIIDFGQHLLNKGGISAKNKQCVREKMRQLGRLLYNARKVTSLKTMKDCVNPKKYMETVKAVKHTCGYDIETDKFSIPTLANKLGNSLVKVNKVLKAQGLLSNNKELVKNASEFQDIHEEKWNEMISGTALRNMRDAKSNVPTLMPFTEDVQKMHTHLSQVQDKWYKSLSESPSTKAWKELVKVCLAQVILFNRTQGRRGGEHAFVCIFIKRHF, from the exons ATTGTGACACAGTtcagaaatgaaaatgagaTTTTTGTACCAAGACTGAGATGGACCGGAAATAATATA atgAAAGACATGGATCTTCAAGATTCTGATGAACTCTACGATTCTACATCAGAGAGTTCAGATTCTTACATTTCAGATATCTTTTCtgaaagtgacagtgatgaccTTATACCAGACCAGGCAAAACTTCAGCTTCTTGATGAACTAGACGTTGATGAGTCTGGCTCAGCGAGTTCCCCTGTCTGTGAGACAACGTCTGACAAAATGACCTTTGATAGGCATAGCCTTACATCTGAAGAATCTGGAACAGCAGAAGAACCCTGCTCTAGTCAAGACACAAAAGACAGCGTAGTTGTTAGTGCATACCAAAAAATAGGTGGCAGTAGAGTGTACAACAAGAGGCATTACTGCTTGTATTGCCGTAAGCCTTATGCTAAGATGGCAAGGCATCTAGAAGGTTCGCATGAAAAAAAACCTGATGTGGCTAAAGCTCTAAGCTTTCCAAAGGGATCCAAGGAGAGAAGAAAACTGCTAGATTATATTCGCAACAGAGGAAACTATGCTCACAATGCTGCTGTTATGAAATCAGGAAAAGGGGAACTAGTGCCATGTAAACGGCCACCTAAAGAAGCGCAGGGAGATGATTTCATGCACTGTGTATACTGTCAAGGGCTTTTTATAAGAAAAGTCCTGTGGCGACATCTGCGTTCTTGTAGACTTAAACCTCAATCATCAGTCGCCACCAAATCGGGAAAATACCGTGTTCAGGCTTTGTGTAGATACACAGGGCCTGTGCCTTCAAACATGTCTAAACAACTGTGGGGAGTAATCACTACCATGAATCTTGACCCAATcacagaaataataaaaaacgaCAAAGTAATTATTGATTTTGGACAGCACTTGTTAAACAAAGGTGGGATATCAGCCAAGAATAAACAGTGTGTGCGAGAGAAGATGCGACAGTTGGGAAGGCTGCTTTACAATGCTAGGAAAGTCACCTCcttaaaaacaatgaaagacTGTGTAAATCCAAAGAAGTACATGGAAACTGTCAAAGCTGTCAAGCATACATGTGGGTATGACATTGAAACCGACAAGTTCTCGATTCCAACACTTGCCAACAAGCTTGGAAATTCCCTGGTAAAAGTAAACAAAGTCCTAAAAGCTCAGGGTTTACTCTCAAACAACAAAGAACTTGTGAAGAATGCCAGTGAGTTTCAAGACATCCATGAGGAGAAGTGGAATGAGATGATCTCAGGTACAGCATTGAGGAACATGAGGGACGCAAAGAGTAATGTACCCACTCTCATGCCCTTTACTGAAGATGTTCAAAAAATGCATACACATCTCAGTCAAGTACAAGATAAGTGGTACAAATCACTCTCTGAAAGTCCCTCTACTAAAGCCTGGAAGGAGCTGGTGAAGGTGTGTCTAGCCCAGGTGATTCTCTTTAACCGGACGCAGGGAAGGAGAGGTGGCGAGCATGCCTTTgtctgcatttttatcaagaGACACTTTTGA
- the LOC125275496 gene encoding uncharacterized protein LOC125275496 isoform X1, giving the protein MDVRNRKTHQQMDDATGPNNSPHQIVTQFRNENEIFVPRLRWTGNNIMKDMDLQDSDELYDSTSESSDSYISDIFSESDSDDLIPDQAKLQLLDELDVDESGSASSPVCETTSDKMTFDRHSLTSEESGTAEEPCSSQDTKDSVVVSAYQKIGGSRVYNKRHYCLYCRKPYAKMARHLEGSHEKKPDVAKALSFPKGSKERRKLLDYIRNRGNYAHNAAVMKSGKGELVPCKRPPKEAQGDDFMHCVYCQGLFIRKVLWRHLRSCRLKPQSSVATKSGKYRVQALCRYTGPVPSNMSKQLWGVITTMNLDPITEIIKNDKVIIDFGQHLLNKGGISAKNKQCVREKMRQLGRLLYNARKVTSLKTMKDCVNPKKYMETVKAVKHTCGYDIETDKFSIPTLANKLGNSLVKVNKVLKAQGLLSNNKELVKNASEFQDIHEEKWNEMISGTALRNMRDAKSNVPTLMPFTEDVQKMHTHLSQVQDKWYKSLSESPSTKAWKELVKVCLAQVILFNRTQGRRGGEHAFVCIFIKRHF; this is encoded by the exons ATTGTGACACAGTtcagaaatgaaaatgagaTTTTTGTACCAAGACTGAGATGGACCGGAAATAATATA atgAAAGACATGGATCTTCAAGATTCTGATGAACTCTACGATTCTACATCAGAGAGTTCAGATTCTTACATTTCAGATATCTTTTCtgaaagtgacagtgatgaccTTATACCAGACCAGGCAAAACTTCAGCTTCTTGATGAACTAGACGTTGATGAGTCTGGCTCAGCGAGTTCCCCTGTCTGTGAGACAACGTCTGACAAAATGACCTTTGATAGGCATAGCCTTACATCTGAAGAATCTGGAACAGCAGAAGAACCCTGCTCTAGTCAAGACACAAAAGACAGCGTAGTTGTTAGTGCATACCAAAAAATAGGTGGCAGTAGAGTGTACAACAAGAGGCATTACTGCTTGTATTGCCGTAAGCCTTATGCTAAGATGGCAAGGCATCTAGAAGGTTCGCATGAAAAAAAACCTGATGTGGCTAAAGCTCTAAGCTTTCCAAAGGGATCCAAGGAGAGAAGAAAACTGCTAGATTATATTCGCAACAGAGGAAACTATGCTCACAATGCTGCTGTTATGAAATCAGGAAAAGGGGAACTAGTGCCATGTAAACGGCCACCTAAAGAAGCGCAGGGAGATGATTTCATGCACTGTGTATACTGTCAAGGGCTTTTTATAAGAAAAGTCCTGTGGCGACATCTGCGTTCTTGTAGACTTAAACCTCAATCATCAGTCGCCACCAAATCGGGAAAATACCGTGTTCAGGCTTTGTGTAGATACACAGGGCCTGTGCCTTCAAACATGTCTAAACAACTGTGGGGAGTAATCACTACCATGAATCTTGACCCAATcacagaaataataaaaaacgaCAAAGTAATTATTGATTTTGGACAGCACTTGTTAAACAAAGGTGGGATATCAGCCAAGAATAAACAGTGTGTGCGAGAGAAGATGCGACAGTTGGGAAGGCTGCTTTACAATGCTAGGAAAGTCACCTCcttaaaaacaatgaaagacTGTGTAAATCCAAAGAAGTACATGGAAACTGTCAAAGCTGTCAAGCATACATGTGGGTATGACATTGAAACCGACAAGTTCTCGATTCCAACACTTGCCAACAAGCTTGGAAATTCCCTGGTAAAAGTAAACAAAGTCCTAAAAGCTCAGGGTTTACTCTCAAACAACAAAGAACTTGTGAAGAATGCCAGTGAGTTTCAAGACATCCATGAGGAGAAGTGGAATGAGATGATCTCAGGTACAGCATTGAGGAACATGAGGGACGCAAAGAGTAATGTACCCACTCTCATGCCCTTTACTGAAGATGTTCAAAAAATGCATACACATCTCAGTCAAGTACAAGATAAGTGGTACAAATCACTCTCTGAAAGTCCCTCTACTAAAGCCTGGAAGGAGCTGGTGAAGGTGTGTCTAGCCCAGGTGATTCTCTTTAACCGGACGCAGGGAAGGAGAGGTGGCGAGCATGCCTTTgtctgcatttttatcaagaGACACTTTTGA